In Parus major isolate Abel chromosome 1, Parus_major1.1, whole genome shotgun sequence, the following proteins share a genomic window:
- the GJA3 gene encoding gap junction alpha-3 protein produces the protein MGDWSFLGRLLENAQEHSTVIGKVWLTVLFIFRILVLGAAAEEVWGDEQSDFTCNTQQPGCENVCYDKAFPISHIRFWVLQIIFVSTPTLIYLGHVLHIVRMEEKRKEKEELKKKGSSKDGNYPVAAASGSGGGGGSNNVKDQSIVKRGKEKLPIRDERGRIRMGGALLRTYVFNIIFKTLFEVGFIVGQYFLYGFELKPVYQCSRSPCPHTVDCFISRPTEKTIFIIFMLVVASVSLLLNMLEIYHLGWKKLKQGMTSQYILEMPVATMTPVMVTGESKPVSLPPPAPPVVVTTATPAPVLPDTRAVTPLLAPVTMASYYATAAPRPRPPSNTTSMASYPAAPQVPEERHRAVTPTPISTPVTIPTPIPTPTPAVINYFNSSSRALTSEQNWVNVAAEHQGKVSSSSAGSSTPSSVRHPLPEQEEPLEQLLPPPAVLPIAAANSGSSTSLSGASGSRWDVEGEVELSRPRPISAACTTVEMHEPPLLVDTRRLSRASKSSSCRARSDDLAV, from the coding sequence ATGGGTGACTGGAGCTTTCTGGGGAGACTGTTAGAGAATGCGCAGGAGCACTCCACGGTCATTGGCAAGGTTTGGCTGACGGTACTGTTTATCTTCAGGATCCtggtgctgggggctgctgctgaggaggtCTGGGGAGACGAGCAGTCGGACTTTACATGCAACACTCAGCAACCCGGTTGCGAAAATGTTTGCTATGACAAAGCCTTCCCCATTTCTCACATCCGCTTCTGGGTGCTGCAGATCATTTTTGTCTCCACTCCAACCCTCATCTACCTGGGCCATGTCCTGCACATTGTACGCatggaggagaagaggaaagagaaggaggagcTGAAAAAGAAGGGAAGCAGCAAAGACGGCAACTACCCAGTAGCAGCAGCATCTGGCAGTGGTGGTGGAGGAGGCAGCAACAATGTCAAAGATCAATCTATTGTCAAAAGGGGGAAAGAGAAGCTCCCAATCCGTGATGAACGTGGTAGAATCCGTATGGGGGGTGCCTTGCTCCGTACCTATGTCttcaatataattttcaagACGCTGTTCGAGGTGGGCTTCATTGTTGGCCAGTACTTCCTATACGGCTTCGAGCTAAAGCCAGTTTACCAGTGCAGCCGCTCACCTTGTCCACACACTGTGGACTGCTTCATCTCGAGGCCCACTGAGAAGaccatcttcatcatcttcatgtTGGTGGTGGCCTCAGTCTCCCTGCTGCTGAACATGCTTGAGATATATCACTTGGGGTGGAAGAAGCTTAAGCAGGGCATGACGAGCCAGTACATCCTAGAGATGCCTGTCGCAACAATGACACCAGTTATGGTAACGGGGGAGTCCAAACCTGTTTCCctgccaccaccagcaccacctgTGGTGGTCACAACTGCCACGCCGGCCCCTGTTCTGCCTGACACCCGCGCTGTCACACCACTGCTGGCCCCGGTGACCATGGCATCGTACTATGCTACAGCTGCTCCAAGACCACGGCCCCCCTCCAACACGACGTCCATGGCAAGCTACCCTGCTGCTCCACAGGTTCCTGAGGAGAGGCACCGTGCTGTGACTCCCACACCCATCTCCACTCCCGTCACCATCCCGACCCCCATCCCCACGCCCACGCCAGCCGTCATCAACTACTTCAACAGCAGCAGCCGTGCCCTGACATCCGAGCAGAACTGGGTCAACGTGGCAGCTGAGCACCAGGGGAAGGtttcctccagctcagcaggCTCCTCGACCCCCAGCAGCGTCCGGCATCCCCTTCCTGAGCAGGAAGAGCCGCTGGAGCAGCTACTCCCacccccagctgtgctgcccattGCCGCAGCCAacagtggcagcagcaccagcctgagtGGGGCAAGCGGCAGCAGGTGGGATGTGGAGGGCGAGGTGGAGCTGTCGAGGCCGCGGCCCATCTCGGCTGCCTGCACCACGGTGGAGATGCATGAGCCACCACTGCTCGTAGACACGCGGCGCTTGAGCAGGGCCAGTAAGTcgagcagctgcagagcccgGTCAGACGACCTGGCCGTGTAA